A stretch of the Papaver somniferum cultivar HN1 chromosome 6, ASM357369v1, whole genome shotgun sequence genome encodes the following:
- the LOC113289429 gene encoding root phototropism protein 3-like isoform X1, with protein MWESESESGRGRDYGNEVVSTSKHGVKTDGFERRDHSWYVATDVPSDLLVQVGDIGFHLHKYPLLSRSGKMNRIIYDSHEANISRVEFDDLPGGSDAFELAAKFCYGIAVDLTAGNISGLRCTAEYLEMTEDLEEGNLIFKTEAFLSYVVLSSWRDSILVLKSCEHLSPWAENLQIVRRCSESIAWKACTNPRSIRWAYSGKPTSISSPKWNEMSESSPGRNQQAPPDWWFEDVSILRIDHFVRVVTAIKVKGMRFEYIGAAMMQYGSKWLPGITKEGSGDEGNNSRDSKSSCSSSSWNGGLHMIVAGNKENPPNLQIKEQRMIVESLISIIPPQKDSVSCSFLLRLLRMANMLKVAPALVTELEKRVGMQFEQATLVDLLIPSYNKTETLYDVDLIQRLLEHFLVQEQTEPSSPNRQTLSDKLNYEGRGNAKMRVAKLVDSYLTEVSRDRNLTLTKFQVLAEALPESARTCDDGLYRAVDSYLKAHPTLSEHERKRICRVMDCQKLSIDACMHAAQNERLPLRVVVQVLFSEQVKISNAIANNTLKESGESHYQPLVTSRKALIEATPQSFQEGWSTAKKDINTLKFELESMKTKYLELQIDMENLQRQFDKLSKQKHSSAWTSGWKKLGKLTKMTPLESSDFGSQIPTVPAEQTRKGPRRWRNSIS; from the exons ATGTGGGAATCGGAGAGTGAGTCGGGTAGAGGGAGAGATTACGGGAACGAAGTGGTTAGTACGAGCAAACACGGTGTCAAGACGGATGGATTTGAAAGAAGGGATCATTCTTG GTATGTCGCCACGGATGTACCAAGTGACCTACTTGTTCAAGTTGGAGATATTGGCTTTCATCTGCACAAG TATCCCCTGCTCTCGCGGAgcggaaagatgaatagaatcaTATATGATTCACATGAAGCAAACATAAGCAGAGTTGAGTTCGACGATCTTCCGGGAGGCTCAGATGCATTTGAACTTGCTGCAAAATTCTGTTATGGTATAGCGGTTGATCTAACCGCTGGAAACATCTCTGGTTTGAGATGTACAGCAGAGTATCTTGAGATGACTGAGGATCTGGAAGAAGGAAACCTTATATTCAAAACAGAAGCTTTTCTTAGCTATGTTGTGTTATCATCTTGGAGAGACTCAATTTTAGTATTGAAAAGCTGTGAACATCTTTCTCCATGGGCAGAAAATCTCCAGATTGTCCGAAGGTGCAGTGAATCCATTGCTTGGAAAGCTTGCACCAATCCTAGAAGTATTAGATGGGCTTATAGTGGGAAACCTACGAGCATTTCCAGTCCCAAATGGAATGAAATGAGCGAATCGAGTCCTGGTAGAAATCAGCAAGCACCGCCGGATTGGTGGTTTGAGGATGTATCGATCCTCAGGATCGATCATTTTGTGAGGGTTGTCACTGCAATTAAAGTGAAGGGTATGAGGTTTGAATATATTGGAGCTGCAATGATGCAGTATGGCTCGAAATGGTTACCCGGTATAACTAAAGAAGGATCAGGAGATGAAGGCAATAACAGTAGAGACAGTAAAAGCAGCTGCAGTAGTAGTAGCTGGAATGGTGGGTTACACATGATTGTCGCAGGAAATAAGGAAAACCCGCCAAATCTACAGATCAAAGAGCAAAGAATGATCGTTGAGAGCCTTATTAGTATCATTCCTCCACAGAAGGATAGTGTTTCATGCAGCTTCCTTCTGCGGCTTTTGAGGATGGCAAACATGCTAAAGGTGGCTCCTGCATTGGTTACTGAGCTAGAGAAACGAGTCGGAATGCAATTCGAACAGGCTACTTTGGTTGATCTTCTAATTCCTTCTTACAATAAGACTGAGACTTTGTATGATGTTGATCTTATTCAAAGGCTTTTGGAGCATTTTCTGGTTCAAGAACAAACAGAACCTTCAAGTCCCAACAGGCAAACATTGTCTGATAAACTCAATTATGAAGGAAGGGGCAATGCAAAGATGAGAGTCGCAAAGCTCGTGGATAGTTATCTCACAGAAGTGTCGAGAGACAGAAATCTCACCTTGACGAAGTTCCAGGTCTTGGCAGAGGCGTTACCAGAATCCGCAAGAACTTGTGATGACGGTCTTTACCGCGCAGTAGACTCATATTTGAAG GCACATCCAACACTCTCTGAGCATGAACGGAAGCGAATTTGCCGTGTGATGGACTGCCAAAAGCTCTCAATTGACGCCTGCATGCATGCTGCACAAAATGAGCGTCTCCCACTGAGAGTAGTGGTACAAGTTCTTTTCTCTGAACAAGTTAAGATAAGCAATGCTATAGCCAACAACACACTAAAGGAGTCGGGTGAATCTCACTACCAGCCTCTAGTCACAAGCCGCAAAGCTTTGATCGAAGCCACCCCACAATCATTTCAAGAGGGATGGTCAACAGCAAAAAAGGACATCAATACATTGAAGTTTGAGTTAGAGAGTATGAAAACGAAATACCTGGAACTCCAAATTGACATGGAGAATTTGCAAAGGCAGTTTGATAAGTTGTCAAAGCAGAAGCACTCATCTGCCTGGACAAGTGGCTGGAAGAAGCTGGGCAAATTGACCAAGATGACACCTTTAGAATCATCAGACTTTGGGTCTCAGATCCCGACTGTTCCTGCCGAGCAAACAAGAAAAGGCCCCAGAAGATGGAGGAACTCTATCTCCTAA
- the LOC113289429 gene encoding root phototropism protein 3-like isoform X2: MDLKEGIILVRYVATDVPSDLLVQVGDIGFHLHKYPLLSRSGKMNRIIYDSHEANISRVEFDDLPGGSDAFELAAKFCYGIAVDLTAGNISGLRCTAEYLEMTEDLEEGNLIFKTEAFLSYVVLSSWRDSILVLKSCEHLSPWAENLQIVRRCSESIAWKACTNPRSIRWAYSGKPTSISSPKWNEMSESSPGRNQQAPPDWWFEDVSILRIDHFVRVVTAIKVKGMRFEYIGAAMMQYGSKWLPGITKEGSGDEGNNSRDSKSSCSSSSWNGGLHMIVAGNKENPPNLQIKEQRMIVESLISIIPPQKDSVSCSFLLRLLRMANMLKVAPALVTELEKRVGMQFEQATLVDLLIPSYNKTETLYDVDLIQRLLEHFLVQEQTEPSSPNRQTLSDKLNYEGRGNAKMRVAKLVDSYLTEVSRDRNLTLTKFQVLAEALPESARTCDDGLYRAVDSYLKAHPTLSEHERKRICRVMDCQKLSIDACMHAAQNERLPLRVVVQVLFSEQVKISNAIANNTLKESGESHYQPLVTSRKALIEATPQSFQEGWSTAKKDINTLKFELESMKTKYLELQIDMENLQRQFDKLSKQKHSSAWTSGWKKLGKLTKMTPLESSDFGSQIPTVPAEQTRKGPRRWRNSIS; encoded by the exons ATGGATTTGAAAGAAGGGATCATTCTTG TTAGGTATGTCGCCACGGATGTACCAAGTGACCTACTTGTTCAAGTTGGAGATATTGGCTTTCATCTGCACAAG TATCCCCTGCTCTCGCGGAgcggaaagatgaatagaatcaTATATGATTCACATGAAGCAAACATAAGCAGAGTTGAGTTCGACGATCTTCCGGGAGGCTCAGATGCATTTGAACTTGCTGCAAAATTCTGTTATGGTATAGCGGTTGATCTAACCGCTGGAAACATCTCTGGTTTGAGATGTACAGCAGAGTATCTTGAGATGACTGAGGATCTGGAAGAAGGAAACCTTATATTCAAAACAGAAGCTTTTCTTAGCTATGTTGTGTTATCATCTTGGAGAGACTCAATTTTAGTATTGAAAAGCTGTGAACATCTTTCTCCATGGGCAGAAAATCTCCAGATTGTCCGAAGGTGCAGTGAATCCATTGCTTGGAAAGCTTGCACCAATCCTAGAAGTATTAGATGGGCTTATAGTGGGAAACCTACGAGCATTTCCAGTCCCAAATGGAATGAAATGAGCGAATCGAGTCCTGGTAGAAATCAGCAAGCACCGCCGGATTGGTGGTTTGAGGATGTATCGATCCTCAGGATCGATCATTTTGTGAGGGTTGTCACTGCAATTAAAGTGAAGGGTATGAGGTTTGAATATATTGGAGCTGCAATGATGCAGTATGGCTCGAAATGGTTACCCGGTATAACTAAAGAAGGATCAGGAGATGAAGGCAATAACAGTAGAGACAGTAAAAGCAGCTGCAGTAGTAGTAGCTGGAATGGTGGGTTACACATGATTGTCGCAGGAAATAAGGAAAACCCGCCAAATCTACAGATCAAAGAGCAAAGAATGATCGTTGAGAGCCTTATTAGTATCATTCCTCCACAGAAGGATAGTGTTTCATGCAGCTTCCTTCTGCGGCTTTTGAGGATGGCAAACATGCTAAAGGTGGCTCCTGCATTGGTTACTGAGCTAGAGAAACGAGTCGGAATGCAATTCGAACAGGCTACTTTGGTTGATCTTCTAATTCCTTCTTACAATAAGACTGAGACTTTGTATGATGTTGATCTTATTCAAAGGCTTTTGGAGCATTTTCTGGTTCAAGAACAAACAGAACCTTCAAGTCCCAACAGGCAAACATTGTCTGATAAACTCAATTATGAAGGAAGGGGCAATGCAAAGATGAGAGTCGCAAAGCTCGTGGATAGTTATCTCACAGAAGTGTCGAGAGACAGAAATCTCACCTTGACGAAGTTCCAGGTCTTGGCAGAGGCGTTACCAGAATCCGCAAGAACTTGTGATGACGGTCTTTACCGCGCAGTAGACTCATATTTGAAG GCACATCCAACACTCTCTGAGCATGAACGGAAGCGAATTTGCCGTGTGATGGACTGCCAAAAGCTCTCAATTGACGCCTGCATGCATGCTGCACAAAATGAGCGTCTCCCACTGAGAGTAGTGGTACAAGTTCTTTTCTCTGAACAAGTTAAGATAAGCAATGCTATAGCCAACAACACACTAAAGGAGTCGGGTGAATCTCACTACCAGCCTCTAGTCACAAGCCGCAAAGCTTTGATCGAAGCCACCCCACAATCATTTCAAGAGGGATGGTCAACAGCAAAAAAGGACATCAATACATTGAAGTTTGAGTTAGAGAGTATGAAAACGAAATACCTGGAACTCCAAATTGACATGGAGAATTTGCAAAGGCAGTTTGATAAGTTGTCAAAGCAGAAGCACTCATCTGCCTGGACAAGTGGCTGGAAGAAGCTGGGCAAATTGACCAAGATGACACCTTTAGAATCATCAGACTTTGGGTCTCAGATCCCGACTGTTCCTGCCGAGCAAACAAGAAAAGGCCCCAGAAGATGGAGGAACTCTATCTCCTAA
- the LOC113289430 gene encoding transcription factor bHLH143-like, whose amino-acid sequence MEKDLQLSNLNSPGFTLDSNPGDYLRTYTNRYPSMVPRNASLLGYNAAGLPQSKIGQVNEPNGWFYCLPRHRQTLTPLPNSAPKELASSPYRHGGVDGCGAGAVPSSLAGSDQKRFLVFDQSGDQTSLFYSSAVGSNVRHPCHDGAKSLHITGSQKDDLTSNRELIPHGQVASVPLEESQESGDKSEMHEDTEELNALLYSDDECDSDDEEISTGHSPHDVIGCQDLEEVGENLVDIVSSACPTKRKRVLEEDHYNASLLDTASSGLANHSVECNDDAESSCAGGSMRQKDMESLPVNKRLRRERVRETVRILQNLIPGGKDKDAIMVIDEAIQYIKSLKFKARSMK is encoded by the coding sequence ATGGAAAAAGACTTGCAATTATCCAACCTTAACAGCCCGGGCTTCACATTAGATTCAAATCCCGGTGATTATTTGAGGACGTATACAAACCGGTACCCCAGTATGGTTCCTCGGAATGCATCTTTGCTGGGATACAATGCTGCTGGCTTACCTCAATCAAAGATTGGGCAAGTTAATGAACCTAATGGCTGGTTCTATTGCTTACCTCGCCATCGCCAGACGTTAACTCCATTGCCAAACTCTGCACCCAAAGAGTTGGCTTCTTCCCCTTATCGGCATGGTGGCGTAGATGGATGTGGTGCAGGGGCTGTACCCAGTTCACTAGCTGGGTCTGACCAGAAGAGATTCCTTGTCTTTGATCAGTCTGGAGATCAAACAAGCCTCTTCTACAGTTCGGCAGTTGGTTCAAATGTTCGACACCCATGTCATGATGGTGCAAAATCATTGCACATTACTGGGTCGCAGAAGGATGACCTTACAAGTAACAGAGAGCTGATCCCTCATGGTCAAGTAGCCTCAGTTCCTCTTGAGGAGAGTCAAGAATCTGGGGATAAAAGTGAAATGCACGAAGATACAGAAGAGCTTAATGCACTATTATACTCTGATGATGAATgtgattccgatgatgaagagattAGCACGGGCCATTCCCCACATGATGTGATTGGATGCCAGGACCTTGAGGAGGTTGGCGAAAATTTAGTAGACATTGTTAGTTCTGCTTGTCCTACTAAAAGGAAGAGAGTATTGGAGGAAGACCATTATAATGCATCACTTTTGGACACTGCAAGTTCGGGATTAGCAAATCACTCAGTGGAGTGCAACGACGATGCTGAATCAAGTTGTGCTGGAGGCAGCATGAGACAAAAAGATATGGAATCCTTACCAGTTAATAAGCGGCTGAGGAGAGAGAGGGTAAGGGAGACCGTGAGAATTCTGCAGAACCTAATTCCAGGTGGGAAAGACAAGGATGCTATTATGGTCATTGATGAAGCTATCCAATACATCAAGTCCCTAAAGTTTAAAGCTAGATCAATGAAGTGA